Within the Flavobacterium sp. CG_23.5 genome, the region TAAACTTAACCTACTAATGTTGTATGGTGGAGTAAATTTAGGGTAGTAATATGTTCTATACAAATAAATTAGATGAATAACCTATAAAAACGTTTAATTACTGAAATACAACTGTTTATCAGTAAGCTCTGACATCTTTTCCTTCATAAAAATTCATAAACGCACGATTCACTACACGGTTACCACCCGGTGTAGGATAGTCACCAGTAAAATACCAATCCCCTAAGTTTTTTGGACAAGCTATATGCAAATCTTCAACGGTTTGGAAAATTATTTTAACTTCTGCATTTATTTCTGGAGAGCTCAACATTTCAGCAATTTTATCTGAAACTTCCTGTGGATGAAATGGCTCATAAATAGCAGTAACGTAATTTACCACTTCATGGTCTTTATAGTTTTCCTGAGATTTGCATTTTAAATACACTTCATCAACGATGTGATATAAGTTTCTTTCTTTAAGTAATTCTAATGCTGCCTTAAATGCAACTAAACCTTCCAGTTTAGCCATATCAATTCCATAACAATCTGGATAGCGTATTTGCGGTGCCGATGAAACGATTACTATTCTTTTTGGATTCAAACGATCCATCATTTTAATAATACTCATTTTAAGGGTAGTTCCACGTACAATACTATCGTCGATAATCACCAAGTTATCCGTTGGTTTTATCACACCATAAGTAACATCATATACGTGAGCCACTAAATCATCGCGACTGCTATCTTCTGTAATAAACGTTCTCAGTTTTGCATCTTTAATCGCAACTTTCTCCGTACGGATTTTTACGGACAGTAATTCTTGTAAAGAATCCTTAGTCAATGAATTCCTGTTTTCAAGAATGTAATTATTCTTTCTTTGGTTCAAGAAATCCTGAGCTGCTTCAACCAATCCGTAGAACGAGGTTTCGGCAGTATTTGGAATATAAGAAAACACTGTATTGTCCGTATCTTCGTCAATTGACTTTAATACAGCCGGTAAAATAAGTCTTCCTAATGTTTTTCTTTCCTGATATATTTCGGCATCACTTCCTCTGGAAAAATAAATACGTTCAAATGAACATGCTTTTTTAACCGTTGGAGGAAGAATTTCCTGCATGGAGACCTTTCCGTTTTTCTTGATAATTAACGCATTTCCAGGCTCAATTTCATGTACTTCTTCAAAAGGAACATTGAATACGGTTTGTATAACTGGTCTTTCAGAAGCCACTACAACAATTTCATCATCTTGATAAAAATAAGCGGGGCGTATTCCTGCTGGATCTCTAAACACAAAGGAGTCGCCATGACCCAAAAGTCCCGCCATAGCATAACCTCCATCTAAATTTTTTGAAGCACGGGTCAAAATTTTCGCCACATCTAATCGCTCTGCAATTATTGGTGACGCTTCTCTTTTGGTCAATCCTTCATTTTTACATTCTTGGTACAAATCAGTTACTGCGTCGTCAAGAAAGTGACCAATTTTTTCCATTACGGTAACAGTATCTGCCATTTCTTTTGGATGCTGTCCTAATTCCACTAAACTTTGAAAAAGTTCTTTTACATTAGTCATGTTAAAGTTACCCGCCAAAATCAGGTTACGGTGCATCCAGTTGTTCTGACGTAAAAAAGGATGAACACTTTCAATACTGTTTTTACCAAAAGTCCCGTAACGAACATGTCCCAAAAACAATTCTCCGATGTAAGGGATATTTTCTTTTTGAAGTGCCACATCATCTGCATATTCAGGATGAGCAGCCATTTCTTCATTTATTCTGTCATTTATTTGTGCAAAAACATCTTGAATAGGTTGCGCATGATTCGAACGCACTCTACTTATATAACGTTCTCCAGGCTCCATGTCTAATTTAATGCTGGCGAAACCTGCACCATCTTGTCCACGATTGTGTTGCTTTTCCATAAGGAGATACATTTTTTGTATTCCGTAGAAAGCAGTTCCGTATTTTTCTTTGTAAAATTCAAGCGGTTTGAGTAGTCTAACTAATGCTATTCCACATTCGTGTTGTAAAGCGTCGCTCATTGTAAAGTTGTTTGTGTTGTTGTGTTATTCTAAAAAAAAATTTATTTAACTGATTTATCTTGGTAACAATAATTAAACCAGTTGCAATTACTTGCTGTTTTTTAAACAAAAAAACCCCGTTTCCGAGGTTTTAATACATTATAATTCTATATCAAATTGTGTTAGCGATTTGAATTGTTGTAATCTTGACAACACTTCTTTTTTATCTAAATCAACCATTCTTTCGGTTCCAAATTTCTCGACACAAAACGAAGCTAAATTAGATCCGTGTATTATTGCATTTTTCATGTTTTCGAATGAAACGTTTTCACTCTGTGTAATAAATCCTGCAAATCCACCCGCAAAAGTATCTCCTGCACCTGTTGGATCAAAAACTTCTTCCAATGGCAATGCTGGAGCAAAGAAAACTTCTTTGTTATGAAACAAAAGCGCACCGTGTTCTCCTTTTTTGATGACCACGTATTTTGGTCCCATGGTTTGAATTTTGGCAGCTGCTTTAACTAATGAATATTCACCCGAAAGTTGTCTCGCTTCTTCATCATTGATGGTGATTACATCTACCCGTTTTATTACTTCCAATAATTCTGGTAAAGCACAATCCATCCAAAAATTCATAGTGTCCAATACTACTAATTTTGGTTGTTTTGCCATTTGATCCAAAACACTGCTTTGAACTAACGGATGTAAGTTCCCTAACATCACTACATCAGCATCTTGAAAATTATGAGGTACTTTTGGTTGGAAATCAGCCAAAACATTTAATTGCGTATCTAAAGTGTCTCTTGAATTTAAATCATTGTGATAACGACCGCTCCAGAAGAAAGTTTTTCCTCCTTTTACTGTTTCAAGACCTGAAATATCAATGTTTCTATCGGTCAATAAATCTAAATATTCTTGAGGAAAGTCATCGCCAATGACTGAAACTATAGCAGATTGTAAATTAAAAAAAGAAGCGGATAAACCGATGTAAGTTGCTGCTCCACCTAAAATTTTATCAGTTTTTCCAAATGGAGTTTCAATGGCGTCGAAAGCTACGGTTCCAACAATCAATAATTTATTCATACGTACGCAATATTTGCTTTTTAAAGGAATATGGAATTCGCATATTAAATTCGGTAATTAAATCGAATTTACGTTATGCTCATTTCATTTTATCTGTTTCGAATTAAGGCGCAAAGATAGTTTATAAGTTATATAATTGCAAAGACTATCAATCGTAAAGTTTTGCCAATTTATATGCCTGAAAATTCGCAACTTACAGTAACTTTTCTACTTCTTTTTCATAAAATTCATCGACTGAAAGTTGCTTTTGCATCGAAGCCATAACCGCTAATTCGTCACACCTTTCATTTTGAATGTGATTGTTATGTCCTTTTATCCATTTAAAGTCAACTTTCTGTTTTCTGTAGACCACAAGAAACCGTTTCCATAAATCTGGATTTTTTTTCCCTACAAAACCTTTTTTCTCCCAACCGAAAACCCATTTCTTCACCACAGAATCCACCACATATTTAGAATCAGATATCACTAAAACGTTGGTATTTGGATTTTTTAATTTTTCCAAACCTACAATGACACCAAGTAATTCCATCCTGTTATTAGTGGTATGACGAAACCCTTCATAAAATTCTTTTCGGTATGGTTTACCAACCCATTCCATAACAACACCATAACCACCGTTACCGGGATTTCCTTTGGCAGCGCCATCTGTATATATATGTACGTCGTGTGAATTCAAAATTAAGGCTTAGGTGTTAGTAGTTTTTCAATTATTTGAGGAAAATGTTCTTGTTCTAATTCGTGAATCTTTTCAGCTATTTGCTCGGGCGTTTCATCTCCATTCAAAACAATCTTATTTTGAAAAATAATATTCCCTTCGTCGTAATTTTCATTTACAAAATGAATCGTAATGCCGGTTTCTTTTTCCTTGTTTTCAACAATTGTTCTATGGATATTCATCCCATACATTCCTTTGCCTCCGTATTTAGGCAATAGCGCCGGATGTATGTTTATTATTTTATCCGGGTAAGCTTCAATAATATTGTGTGGGAATTTTAACAAAAAACCAGCTAAAACAATTAGATCAGGACGGAATGTGTTAATTTTTTGTAATATTTTACTTTCAATTAAATCATCTTTAGAGAAAACCACGACTGGAACTTGATAGTTTTTGGCTCTTTCAATTACTTTGGCATCCGAACGGTTTGTGAACACGGCGACGACAGTTCCAATTTTCGTTTCAGCAAAATACTTAATAATATTTTCAGCATTAGTCCCCGATCCAGAAGCAAAAACGACAATTTTTTTCATAATTAAACTCATTTATAATATGCAAAAAAAAGAATAAAAAACCAAATTAAATAACATTCAGAAGGCTTTGTCAAATATATTTTATAAATTAGTTGTCACATTTATTAACTTATTAGTTGTTTTAAAATAAAGTTTTTTATTTTTGCCAACAAATTAAATTCTAAAATTAAAGATTATGTCAGACATTGCATCAAGAGTAAAAGCGATTATCGTAGACAAATTAGGTGTTGACGAAAACGAAGTTGTAACAGAAGCAAGCTTCACTAATGATTTAGGAGCTGACTCATTAGACACTGTTGAGCTTATTATGGAATTCGAAAAAGAATTTGACATTCAAATTCCAGACGATCAAGCAGAAAACATCGCTACTGTAGGTCAAGCAATCTCTTACATCGAGGAAGCTAAAAAATAATAAATCGCACCCGTTTGCAATCCTGCAGGCGGGTGTTATTATTTTTTTTAAATTAAAAATTGAGATTGTATTTCAATCAAAAGATATTTATTGTAATACCCATGGCTCTTTTGTAATTCTAATACGACAAAAAAAGCATGGGTTTTATTTGTTTCAAAATAACAAAATAAAGAAGTTATGGTATTAAGACGAGTTGTTGTTACAGGTTTAGGCGCACTTACACCTATTGGAAATAACATTCAAGAATATTGGAATGGGCTTATGAATGGTGTTAGTGGAGCAGCACCCATAACTTACTTTGATGCTTCCAAATTCAAAACTCAATTTGCTTGCGAATTGAAAAACTTTAATGCTGAAGATTTTC harbors:
- a CDS encoding ribonuclease HI, with amino-acid sequence MNSHDVHIYTDGAAKGNPGNGGYGVVMEWVGKPYRKEFYEGFRHTTNNRMELLGVIVGLEKLKNPNTNVLVISDSKYVVDSVVKKWVFGWEKKGFVGKKNPDLWKRFLVVYRKQKVDFKWIKGHNNHIQNERCDELAVMASMQKQLSVDEFYEKEVEKLL
- a CDS encoding amidophosphoribosyltransferase encodes the protein MSDALQHECGIALVRLLKPLEFYKEKYGTAFYGIQKMYLLMEKQHNRGQDGAGFASIKLDMEPGERYISRVRSNHAQPIQDVFAQINDRINEEMAAHPEYADDVALQKENIPYIGELFLGHVRYGTFGKNSIESVHPFLRQNNWMHRNLILAGNFNMTNVKELFQSLVELGQHPKEMADTVTVMEKIGHFLDDAVTDLYQECKNEGLTKREASPIIAERLDVAKILTRASKNLDGGYAMAGLLGHGDSFVFRDPAGIRPAYFYQDDEIVVVASERPVIQTVFNVPFEEVHEIEPGNALIIKKNGKVSMQEILPPTVKKACSFERIYFSRGSDAEIYQERKTLGRLILPAVLKSIDEDTDNTVFSYIPNTAETSFYGLVEAAQDFLNQRKNNYILENRNSLTKDSLQELLSVKIRTEKVAIKDAKLRTFITEDSSRDDLVAHVYDVTYGVIKPTDNLVIIDDSIVRGTTLKMSIIKMMDRLNPKRIVIVSSAPQIRYPDCYGIDMAKLEGLVAFKAALELLKERNLYHIVDEVYLKCKSQENYKDHEVVNYVTAIYEPFHPQEVSDKIAEMLSSPEINAEVKIIFQTVEDLHIACPKNLGDWYFTGDYPTPGGNRVVNRAFMNFYEGKDVRAY
- a CDS encoding acyl carrier protein; amino-acid sequence: MSDIASRVKAIIVDKLGVDENEVVTEASFTNDLGADSLDTVELIMEFEKEFDIQIPDDQAENIATVGQAISYIEEAKK
- the purN gene encoding phosphoribosylglycinamide formyltransferase, encoding MKKIVVFASGSGTNAENIIKYFAETKIGTVVAVFTNRSDAKVIERAKNYQVPVVVFSKDDLIESKILQKINTFRPDLIVLAGFLLKFPHNIIEAYPDKIINIHPALLPKYGGKGMYGMNIHRTIVENKEKETGITIHFVNENYDEGNIIFQNKIVLNGDETPEQIAEKIHELEQEHFPQIIEKLLTPKP
- a CDS encoding PfkB family carbohydrate kinase, with translation MNKLLIVGTVAFDAIETPFGKTDKILGGAATYIGLSASFFNLQSAIVSVIGDDFPQEYLDLLTDRNIDISGLETVKGGKTFFWSGRYHNDLNSRDTLDTQLNVLADFQPKVPHNFQDADVVMLGNLHPLVQSSVLDQMAKQPKLVVLDTMNFWMDCALPELLEVIKRVDVITINDEEARQLSGEYSLVKAAAKIQTMGPKYVVIKKGEHGALLFHNKEVFFAPALPLEEVFDPTGAGDTFAGGFAGFITQSENVSFENMKNAIIHGSNLASFCVEKFGTERMVDLDKKEVLSRLQQFKSLTQFDIEL